From the Triticum urartu cultivar G1812 chromosome 4, Tu2.1, whole genome shotgun sequence genome, the window tttatgcgttgcttcgtaaggggctgatttagatccatatgtttcatggtatggttaggtttaccttaatacttttgttgtagttgcggatgcttgcaatagaggttaatcataagtgggatgcttgttcaagtaagaacagcacccaagcaccggtccacccacatatgaaattatcaaagtaccgaacgcgaatcatatgagcgtgatgaaaactagcttgacgatattcccatgtgtcctcgggagctcttttccttatataagaatttgttcggcttgtcctttgctacaaaaaggattgggccaccttgctgcaccttatttacttttgttacttgttgctcattacaatttaccttatcacaaaactatctgttaccacttatttcagtacttgcagagaatatcttgctgaaaaccgcttatcatttccttctgctcctcgttgggttcgacactcttacttatcgaaaggactatgatagatcccctatacttgtgggtcatcacacaCCGACACACCTTGGCTGGGCCCTCTGACAGCCACGTTCATGCAAGGGATACCTAGTTGAGAGCCCCACTTTAGCGCCTTAAGTGTGCTGTTGTGGGCTGGCCCAGAAACAGGTATGCCCTGCTCGCTTGCTAACTTCGCTACCTTCGCTCGGGTGAGACACTGACTGGTTCATTGGTGACTTTGGAAAAGAAAGTATGAATCTAAAAAATTGTATATATAAAAAAACCATTGACAGTTGACTCACCATTGACCTCTTCAAAACAGTTTATGcgtttgaaaatgttcatgaattttgaAAACAATTCATCGATTTTTTTAAAGTTGgcaaatttgaaaaaaagttcatggatctgaaaaaagttcatcgattttaaAATAAGTTCACAGATTTGAAAAACCTTCACAAGAAAGTTAGCAAAAAACCGAAGAAAATAAGTTCatgaaatttgaaaaaagttcatgcaTTGTAAAAAGAAATAGGAAAGAGGGAAAAAAGGAAAGCGGAAAATACAAACCAAAGAAAAATGAGCCAACCAAAAccgaaagaaaaaagaaaaaattgtCCTTTTTTAGCGTTACAATTCGATGCACAACAAAAGAAGGAACAAAGAGTACGTAGGCACAGAAGGTGTGGTGCCCAGTTGATCGGGGTTACTACTCAACCTTGAGGTTCCGAGATCAACTCTCACTTACTTCAGTTTTTGAAGTTTGAAGAAACGAAAAAAAAATTAAATGGGCAGAGCCTGGGAAGGAGGGGGGTGTGCACcagttgccggggagcaataggcGTAAGGTGAATATTCTCGCATATGCTTGtttgcttttatcactaagtagattttattttttgttttgttttctatctttagttgtGGTATGAAAACATAAAATACAAAAATAATAATTGTACTTGCACCTTCTTGCCTAGCTTAATgactttaaagaaagcgctgcctgtgagacaacccggaagtttaagagagttttttctttgttttgtgttctaataaaaaaatcagaaacagAAAAAGTGGGGAACCTAAAACATTTTCAAAAATAAGTGATTGAAatgttatgcattgaagaagtgagggtcgaccttcaacacttgtgttcatgctcatgaaAACACTATAAATCTTTTCTTGTAAGTTTACCATAAAAATATTTATCCCCATGTATAAACCACTATACCAAATATAAATCACAaagtttgcctttaggatgtttaaaTTGAATGTTTGATGTGTGATGTGCAGAAACAATTTTTTTGTGTAGTATTTGAAGTATCATCTTTTCTTGGAACATGCTCATTTTATGAAATGTTTACACAGTACTATCATACAATCTATTTATTACATCCTAATTTGTGAAAAAAATAGAATTGTGGATGTATATGTTAGAATTAATTGCTAGACTATTCTATTTAGAAGATTGTTGTTATTGTTTTGTTATCTGCCTATATTTGAGTATTCATGAATTATATTATAAGATATAAATTATGAAAATGATGGTATACAGAAGCTAATTTTTGAAAATAATTATGCATCTTTTCTTGGGATAAGCGATATGTTTTTATGTGTACTAACGTCTCTAATAAATCTTGCGAAGTTCTGTATGGATGATGTTTTTAAGACTCAGGGGAAATAGCGATATGAGAGAAAGTTGGAGAGAtgaaagagctcaagcttggggatgcctcccCAAGAAATTATTTGAAGAGGTCTCAAGCTCCAAGCTTGGGGATGGCCCGATATCCCCTTCGTCTTCTTGAACAACTATCGGTATGTCTGGTTGAGCCTATGTTTTTATTTAttcacatgatatgcgtaaattCTTAGAGCGTCATTTTTTTTGAATAAACAAACACATGATGGTCGGGGATGATTTCTTTATGGttcttggttgatttatagaatgctccatgcacttcacttatatctcttgAATATAGCTTTATAAAATGCTCTTCgcgcttcacttagatcttttgaGTTTTGCTATTTAAAGAAAACTCAATttgcctcacttatatcttttgagtttgGATATTAGTCTCTCTATATTTATGTTATTTGTAGAATGCTTTATGAAATTAACTTATATCTTTTATAATATGGATGCAATTATCTTTGAAAGTGGGTTTGAAAAGGTCAACTTTAGATATTATTGATCCCACATTTTCTGAGGGTGACACAGTTCATGTGGATTGCATTATATCTTTTATATGCAATTTTCTAATAGTAATTTGTTAAGCATTGTATAAGTATGATGATTATCTTCAAATTGGGGTACCTAGTCATCATCTCTACTTCATTGGTTGCTTTATGTCTGCAATATAGTCCTGAAAGATTCGTGAGATACTTCATTACCACTTTATAATATGTTGAACTTAATGTAGTGATGCTACTTGTTATTAGAATTATCATTGCCTATGTGATCAAAGGTTTGTTCTATTCTAGTATTCATACTTCAAAATGTATTCCTTTTATCAtctacctactcaaggacgagcaagGATTAAGTTTGGGATGTTGAGGCCAATTTTATAATTTTGGAAGCAATTTATATTATGTTGAACTTAATGTAGTGATGCTACTTGTTACTAGAATTATCATTACCACTTTATAAAAGTATTCATGCTATGTTCACATCTTTATTTATAATTTTGGAAGCAATTTATATTATTCattggactaacatattaattTAGTGGCAGAGGCCAATTTCTGTTTTCTAGTGTTTTTAGCTTTTCAGGAATTTATCCAATTTTCGCCTACATCTCCAGTTTTTTCTGGCATGCTAAAGAAGTTGTGTCAAACCGgcctaaaaatttcagatttttccTGATTAGCGATTGTTGCCAAGAACACAAAAGCAATGATAGCTTTTCAACAAATTTATCAGGACCTGCCAGGTTTCTGGTTCATTGGATACATGAGACTAAAACTGGGCAGAACAAAACAAGTCTACCCTTGAGCAAACGAAAATTTCAAAGCCAAGTGCACAAAAGCTAGAGCTAGCTAGTGGCAGCCAGAAAGCCAGAAAGGGCAAGCGCACAAGCCCGCACCAGTTCGAGAGCGAGGCCGGATTAAAGATGTCAGCTGAGTACAACACCACCAAGCTGCTCCTAAACCAAATCAATTATGTTCGCGTGCGTGTGGCAAATTGCTGTCTGATCGAAACAAACACCCGCACCACCCCATTAGACCATCTCCTTCTTGGTTTGCTCGCCAGCCACCTAAGACTCACCGGTCAAACACCCTGCAGTCTGCTTAGGCGTCGACACAGCAATACAACATCCTTGGAGCCGCCTTCATTCGGATCAGTGTAATGCAGGTAACACATATCTATATATGTTGCCGCGGCAGAGAAGGAAGAACAAGTCGCATCACTAGTACTCAAAGTTCATGGCCTGCACACTTTGGACTTTAGATGCCACCAACTGGCATCATCCCTTCAGCTGCACAAGTTACAGAGAGAACCCATCAGCCCAAAATCAGAGGACGTTAAGAAAAAAGCAGAGGACAAGAAATATGGCAGGTATTTTGCATACCCTGAGCTCCATCTCGTGCACAACGAGCAGACAACACCATTAGATTCATGACCACTTACTACTCAATAGACATGACAACAATCATGTCATAACAAACTACCACTCTGAATTCAAGACCATATTAATATTAGCAGAGAGTACAGACATCTAGCAGCTGATTGATCATACCAGGGGCTGAAATAACAAGTCGTTAATTATACCCAACCATACCTCACGCAATTTCAGAAACTTCAACATGCACAAAAAAGAGGTTTATCatgattcaagtctcaagtattACTGTCAGACACCGCAAGTGAAAAGTGGGCCTCAATCAGTACAGATTATCGATGCCTCAGTGTGCTGCTTCAACAAACAACAACCCTAGTCATGACCGATTTAGCATGCACTGTAGTGTGGATAACAAGCTGAGAACTGTCCAGACTGAAATGGATGAAATGTGGCCAAACCACATGTATTGAGGCACATACATATTGGTATTAACATAAGAAAAACACATTCCTAGAGTGTCTGTCATAAAAAATCTTTGTCAGACTAAACGCACCAAGTTAAGAAGTAAATCCTAATTGGTCGTTCTGAAGACCATGTCATTCTAGTCTATAAAGATCTCATATAAAAGGGAAAATAGCAAGGCCAAGCAACTCATTCAGAAAGTCACTGGGTCACCCAGTACACCGCGTCAGGCTTGTGACCCACTGCCTCAAACGCCCTTGCAGCATCTGCAAGCCGTCCTTGCCTCACATACATGTGGACCACCTCAGACACGGCGAACTGGTCAGTTTCCACGCCGTGCATGATGACGTTGACATACAATTGCTGGCCGTAGCACATGTGGTTCTCTTATTCTGCGCATACCGCGGGGATAGTCGACAGGGGAAtaaatagcataaaactactaCTTTACAGGTTAGAGTTCCAAAAAATTACTGGATATTTTTTTTCTCAAATAACTATCAATTCAGGAGTCGGCTGTTTCAAAAAACCCAAATTCTTCGTTGCTAACATTTTAAACCGGTTTATGACAGGTCGGGCCCGCTCCTAAACAATCCGTTTGTTGACTGTTTTATTTGACCGTTAACTTATTGTGGGATCCACATGTAAGATGTTTCTTCTTCCTCCattctctcctctctctctctcttctctcctcctTGCCCAAGCTCCAGCACCTCCACCACTCACCGACGACCACCTCCACCACGCGGCCGCGCCCAGGAGCAAGGCGAGCAAGGGCCGCCACAAGCCGCGAGCGCCGGGAGCCGCGCAGGAGCAAGGAGAGGGCCGCCGCGCGCCATGGCGAGGGTTCAGGCCGACGCGCCCAGGAGCACGCGCTGCCGCGAGCTGAACGTCATGGCCAGGGGCTCGGGCTCGGGCCGCCGCGCCCAGGaagagggaggagagagaggccgCTCGCGTGGGACTTCACGGCGGTTCCAGCCGCGAGCGCCGGGAGCAGCGCAGGCTCCGACCGCGCGCCATGGCCACGAGCAGCGGCAGCGGTCGGCCGCctcgcctcgcgcctcgctggTACGGGCCAAGGAGCACGGGCCTCCACCAGCCGCGCCATGGCCAAGGGCTCCGACCGCGCGCCATGGCCACGAGCAGCTGCAGCAGTCGGCCGCCTCCTTTCGCCTGCCAGCGACCTGGCGGCCGGCGAGCCGCCGGCGTCGTTTCCTCCGGGCGCACAAGTTGCCAGGGGCCCGATTGCTTTTTCGAAAAACATTTAGGGACCCGATTGCTTTTTTTAGAAAACTTACAGGGGTTTTCTCTAAATGCGTAAAGGAACAGATTTTTTTTAATTTAGAATAACAAAgggacactgacatgtgggctccACATGTAAGGTAACGGTCAAACTGACGGTCACACAAACGGTTTTCTTACATGCGGGTCCCAACTGTCATAATCACGATCAATAGTAAAGCACTGGATGATTAGAGTTTTTTGAAACAGCCGATCTCTGACTTGATAGTTATCAGAGAAAAAAAATATTCGGTAGTTTTTTGAAACCCTAACCTGTAAAGTAGTAGTTTTATCCTATTTACTCATCGACAGGAAGAAGCTACTCCTGGCAACTCCGGAGGACATCATGTCCCTGAAGACGTAGATGGCCTCGTCCAGTCGGCTGTCTTGGTGGCACGCTGTCGATGAAACTAGTCCATGCTGCTTCGGGCACTGGCTCCTGCGAAGAACACCTCATCGTGTGAAGCACTTGCCGCGCACTGTCCTGCCGGGCGGAGAGAACAGCGCTCCGCGCGCCTCTATCGCTGGGCTGCAGACCTCGCCGGGCGTAAGCTGCCTCCGTTGCCGGAGCAACTGGATGCAGTGATCCGTCGTTGTAGAGTACATTTCTTTTCACCAATTAGcacatactccctccgtaaagaaatataagagcgtttagaccACTACTTTAATGATCTAAATACTCTTATATTTTTTTACAGGAGTAACAATTAATGACTTTACCGAAAAATCATTTGCTAATTTATTCATAGCAAAGCTGGACCGGCCAGCCATTGGAATTAATTATTAACGTCGAAAACTTTGCTTTACTGTCAGGTGTCAAAAAAAAAACTTTGCTTTACTGTTGGTCCAGATCTAATCTCGTTCTTTGCACGAATATAAGCATATAATTTACTGCCAAGAGGGGACCAGGCCTTGTTAGTTGAAATCAAAGGAGCTATTTAGCCTGCTTTTCTTTTCCTTTTGAACACGACCTCTTCAGCTTGCTGATACACATACTCCCAAGTTAAGTAGTATTGGATTGCAGCTGCTCTTTAGTTCTTCCTGCGCTATTCCTCTCCTTGCAGAAGTCTAAGAGGAACATCTACTTCAGGGTAAGATCGGTAAGATCAATCATTGAGTTCACAGGAGCATACTATTTTCATTCCATTTTCAGTTTACCTTTCTGCATGGATAGTCTGTGGAACGGTGCAGCTAGGTAGTACAGTATCATCTTCTTCCAAAACATTTACCATAATGTGGAGAGCTGATCGTCTTCCTTCATCCACCATATGCAGGCGCCAGCCATGTCATGTTGGGATAAGTTCGGTGGAGGGTCACGTAAGAAGCTTGTTGAGGACAGTCGTTGGACAGAAGTAGACATAGCCAACAGTTACGCCCTGTTCATGGGCTACCTGTCCATGGCCGTCAAAGGTCTTGGTTTCCTGGTGCTTACTTGGACCACCGTCGTTCTTCTTGGCGGTTTCATTGGCGACCTGCACAACAATGATTTTTGGTGTCTTGCATTCATTACCCTTGCGCAGACGGCTGGGTTAGTGCCTGCTTGTTACTTCTGCCTAATTTTTCTTAATTCCTGTTTCTGAGTAATGGTATTTTGTTGCTCTGTATTTTTTTTCCGTACAAAGTAATTTGTCTTGTCAAAACTTATCTTGTCACTATCTAACTTGGAGGTATATATGAACAACAGGATCTTCGATGTGTTTCTGACTGAAAAGCTGAGCTATATTGGAGATGCATTTTCTGGCATCGCATATGTTGCATACGCCGGAATGTCGTACAACATATGGCGAACTGTTCATGCTCTGGTCTTTGTCATTTTGTTGTGCCCTCTGGTGGCTGTCTACATGGGTGGGTTGGTAGTTTCGGCCGTGCTTTCGGTGTGGCGTCTTATACAACAAGATTACCATGCTGACGGAGTCAGAAACCTGAAGAAGGCGCTGGTCGTCTTGTATTCCCTTGTCCTGCTCCAGGGTGTGATTTTCTGCTACAAGATCATCAATGGTTGGGCAAAGGGGTCTATAGTGAATGCAGTAGTTGACCAAAGAGGCTTTGATAAGGATTTTCGTGATGGGATATCGGATTACATACGTGAAACAATGATCGGATGTGAAAAGGACCCATCTTCCGTTAAAGGAAGGAACCTCATCACATATGCTGTGGGCCTGATGGAGTCTAAGTCGCCTGACGACTACATTTCCGGGGTAAGGATCCTGGACGCTTTCGCCAAAAAACTGGAGGAAGCAGTGAAAGAGGTCAATGGGGTAGACGACCCACACCAATACACAGGGGAGAATATACTCAAGAAACATCTGATAATGTCTGCACCCTCTCCTGATATAGTCCAGAAGCTACTGCAGACGTTGGGCCACATAAGCATATATGACAGAGAGACGAGGGGGCATGCCGCAAGGGTAGTGGCGAGCATTGCTCACGACATCCATTTGGAGAAATATCCAAAGGCAATTGGCTACATATCTTCCCTCCTTGACACATACGAAGAATACAGTACTCTCCAGCCATATAGGGGAGACTGGCTATACGAGACATATGAACAAGATTTCAAGCAAATATCCTTGCCGGTGAACCAAGATGACATCGTTGAGCAAGGGGACTATGATGTTGGCCTTGCGAAAACCTGCAAGAAGCTGCTGGAGGTTGAGAGAAGTGACCATGACCTTGTGCAGGCGTACAAAAGGCTGGTGGAGCAAGGCTTTCGCATCCTTCGGAAGCTCGCAGCCAACAATGACAACTGCAGAGTCATTTTCGGCACCCCATGTCTGCTGCCAAAGATTATGGCGCCTGTGACCTCCGACCTACTCCACCACCGCAATGAGGATGGCCGCATGAAGCACATTGACAATGCTGCATGTTACAGCATAGTAGAAGGTTCAATGAAGGTGATTGCCCAGCTCATGGCTGCTACAGGGCAGATAGGCACCAAGCTGCGTGATGAAATCTCATGCAGTATGGGATTGATCACAGCCATGAGGATGATTCTCGAGTGTAAAGAATGCAATGAAATGCTGCAGAAAATAGCTATTTGGATTCTCACGCACGTACACCAGGATGAAAATTCCAGTCCAGGGCATGAAGGGACACAAGAATTCATTACGATGTTGGTTGACATCATGACCCATGATAAAAAGTACAAGGAGGCTAGAAGGGTGGTAGCAGCTAAAGCGCTGGTGGCTCTATCATCCGAAACCAGTAGTGCCAGGATTATCATTAAGTCAAATAACAATGTTATTCACAGTCTGACTAGACTGATTGTTGAAAAACAAAGATGCTCACAAATGGCAGCTGAAATCCTGGAAAATGTATGCATTCATTGCAACGGTGATGTTCAAAGCCTCAAAACGCTGAAGGAAGCTATGCCCATTGCGGTTCCAAAGGTAACTTACTGCCATTTGTTTTATTCTTGTATTAACCATCGACCACAATGCTTAATTACCAGTTGTATTCTAGAAAATACTGAATTGCCGGTTACCAAAAATATGGAATTCCCTTCTGACATTGTATTGGCGGATATATGTATCAATATTCTAACGCCGCCAGGGATTCCCTCTTATTTCGAAAAAAATATACAAGTATTCTAGGATTGCATAGTGTAGGTAAATATGTTCCTTTCAGTGTCATGCCTGTCCGGCAAGTTAGAGGATGTTATTAATAATAATTGTACACATTCTTGCTTAACGAATGACAAGCAATGCGCTTGCATGCTTTCGGAAAACTATCATAGATGGTGTGATTCTGCTTTTAACTATTGCCTCCTGAAACCCAAAAATATTGTTTCCATTGCAGCTGCTTGAAGAAATACTTTTCTGGCCAACAGAAGAAAGACATATAGAAGGAACAGAAGTTAATCGGCTGATACCAGAACCCGACGTAGAAAACCAATGTGATGATTCCCCAGATAATGGCCAGGCAAACAACAACTCGTTGTCCGCTCAGCAGCAAGGGTACAGCTCGTTTCGCATGTTATCTCGTTGCGTCACAATATGGGGTGCGTTGATAAGTGCAGATCAGGACTTGACAGATCTATTTACGGAAATCCCCCCTGGAGGCGGTGGAATTAGCTTCGTGATGAAGCTCAAAGAGATCGTTGAAAAACATGAGCTCCCCAGACCCGTCTGCCTGAGAATAAGGAAGCTTGTCTGTAAGATGGTCATATCTATGATGAATCCCAAAGGCAGTTATGTCAATGATGGGCTGACGAGCTTGATGGCTGCACTGTCCAGTGCTTCAGATGACATGTCTATTCTTGATGGCTACATGGTTTTTGGACCAAGGCCTTTTAGAAGTCTTGCTTCCCTCGTGGAAGAAGCGCAGGTGCTTGTGGACAGAAACAAAGAGCTTTTCCAGAGCCAAACCCATGCTTCAAGCTAGTGGTAGTGGAAAGGGTGGTGGCAAAAGCGCAGGTACATGTGAACAAAGAGCTTTTCCAGGGCCAAGCCCATGCTTGTACTAGTGGAGAGGGTGGTGGTGCGAAGGTTGCCAGCGATCTTTTGTTCAGTTGCTCTGTTTAATTAGCAGGCGGCTAGGGATGGCCTGGCTCTTTACTTATGCTTCCCTTTCTGTCATCCTAAAGGAGTgctcttttcttcttttcttttgatGGATAAAAAGTGTTTCTTTTGGTTGTAAACATTTTTCTGGGTTGTGTAAAAGAGCGAAGCTTTATAAAGCTGAGCTGTATGCCTTATGGGCTTTTAAATTGAGACTTATCATTGTGGGAACCGTGCTTGAACGGGAGAAACTAATTGGGGGGCACCCTCTGCGGAGGTTACTCTCTATGTCCGCGGAAGCGCTTCAGCGGCT encodes:
- the LOC125553007 gene encoding uncharacterized protein LOC125553007, with product MSCWDKFGGGSRKKLVEDSRWTEVDIANSYALFMGYLSMAVKGLGFLVLTWTTVVLLGGFIGDLHNNDFWCLAFITLAQTAGIFDVFLTEKLSYIGDAFSGIAYVAYAGMSYNIWRTVHALVFVILLCPLVAVYMGGLVVSAVLSVWRLIQQDYHADGVRNLKKALVVLYSLVLLQGVIFCYKIINGWAKGSIVNAVVDQRGFDKDFRDGISDYIRETMIGCEKDPSSVKGRNLITYAVGLMESKSPDDYISGVRILDAFAKKLEEAVKEVNGVDDPHQYTGENILKKHLIMSAPSPDIVQKLLQTLGHISIYDRETRGHAARVVASIAHDIHLEKYPKAIGYISSLLDTYEEYSTLQPYRGDWLYETYEQDFKQISLPVNQDDIVEQGDYDVGLAKTCKKLLEVERSDHDLVQAYKRLVEQGFRILRKLAANNDNCRVIFGTPCLLPKIMAPVTSDLLHHRNEDGRMKHIDNAACYSIVEGSMKVIAQLMAATGQIGTKLRDEISCSMGLITAMRMILECKECNEMLQKIAIWILTHVHQDENSSPGHEGTQEFITMLVDIMTHDKKYKEARRVVAAKALVALSSETSSARIIIKSNNNVIHSLTRLIVEKQRCSQMAAEILENVCIHCNGDVQSLKTLKEAMPIAVPKLLEEILFWPTEERHIEGTEVNRLIPEPDVENQCDDSPDNGQANNNSLSAQQQGYSSFRMLSRCVTIWGALISADQDLTDLFTEIPPGGGGISFVMKLKEIVEKHELPRPVCLRIRKLVCKMVISMMNPKGSYVNDGLTSLMAALSSASDDMSILDGYMVFGPRPFRSLASLVEEAQVLVDRNKELFQSQTHASS